The sequence below is a genomic window from Pseudorasbora parva isolate DD20220531a chromosome 4, ASM2467924v1, whole genome shotgun sequence.
ATTTAGTTGACTGGGCATCTCGTGCTGGCGTCCAATGGCTGAGCACCATCATCCCAACACAACACGTCAATGCCCTTATCTTCTTCTTCATCATCTCCAATCTCACCATTGATCTGTTTGCCTTCGCCATCCCGCTCCTCATCTTCTACCTCTCCTTTATCTCCATGGCCATCTGCACACTGCGAGTCTTCCAGAGCAGCAAAGGCTGGGACAACTTCCGTGCCTTGACTGCCCTCCTCACACGCTTCGAGCCCAGCTTAGATGTGGAGCAAGCCGAGACCAACTTTGGCTGGAACAACCTGGAGCAGTACTTCTATTTCATGATATCCGTGTTCTTTGTGATCTTCACTTTCCCAGTTGCAGATAAAGGCTGGATCCCATGTTCAGAGCTTTCCACAGTGGCCATCTTCTTCACAGCGCTGAGCTACATGAGCCTGAGCCCGTCTGCAGCAGCGTACGCACGGAGGGCACTCATCATCGAGGTGGCTTCATCTTTGTGTGCCTTGACCAGCAGGTTGCCAAAGGAGATGGTGATGGCCAGGATGCTGGGACATAGTTTCACAACCATCCCTCTAGGAGAATCAGTGGTGGTGGAGATCAGTGTACCCTGTGTGCTTTACATCTACCTTTTATACTTGTTCTTCAGGTGAGGGGACTGGTTTcacataaacatatttaaagCCATTGGATTGGACCAGGGTTATTATCATTAACTACAACAAAACCAAAActattcaaataaacataaaactataaaaatattGGATAAACTTGAAAAAAGTTGTGAAGCTTGTAAGTTACTAACtggaaataattaaaaactaaaacacaactaaaactgatataaaaataaataaaaactgacaaaaatgttaaataaaataataaaatactaatTGAAAGtatttataaactataataatagatacataatactaaaataacaccaaTATACATATAAAATCAATTTAAATTAATAGATTAATATTCATTGTTAAATGGGTAATTATTCAattagatatatttatttaaataacattttcttttacatattTTCACAtacttatttttcattaaatgtTACTTTTTGAAAGAAAATTGCTAAAATAAGCTgggaaatatattatttatgattatcatttttttaatcaatgtttTCTGTACAAAGAAAGAAATTGCAATAATTATTATAGAATACTCTCTCTGCATGCatttggatagcgctacaaccaaccagagcaacaagcGTGGAGCTAGTTGATTAAAGATTAAAGCTAGTTGATTAGCTTAAACTTTTGCCATATCCAGTTgacaaaactccgaacacatcttcccttcttcagaatgatttcatttctgttttttgttcttttctcaaagaaaagcttaactccaagtcttccagagtcgcggccaacctttgcaactctgccgtcattatgttaagcccgcccaccgactctatacacaatgcgattggcctgaccagagtttggtttttccagctcaaaAGCCTATTGAGATTTGCTAGACAACACACTCACAGCAAAATAGATTTTctaccgctagggtgcgtctagatttctaggctagacccaaacatcattttaatattaattttaatattataatatttattttcttttgataTTGGTGTTTTAATATGATGACCATACCTAATTGAAACTCTTTTTTTTGGCCTTTATAGTATGGCACGCATGAGGGGATTCAGAGGGACGTACTGCTTCCTGGTGCCGTACCTAGTCTGCTTCGTGTGGTGCGAGTTCTCTGTGGTTCTGCTGCGGAATTCCACCACCATCGGTCTTATCCGCACTTGTGTCGCCTACTTCCTCTTCCTTTTCGCATTACCTGTCTTGGCTATGGGTCTGATAGCGATGCTGCTGATTCAGGTGGTGAAGTGGTTCTTGGAGTTGGAGCTGACTAAAATGCTGGTGACGCTGGCCGTGTGCGCTGTCCCTGTGATGCTGCGGCTTTGGACTCGATTCAGCCTCTCCATTCTAAATGTCTTGCGTTCCATCACCGACAGAGGCCCAGTGAAACTGATCCTCCTGTGCATCACTACAGTGATTTTTCTCTGCGGTGTCTATGTCTATAATGCTGAAGGTCTGAAGGTTTATAACTCCACACTCACCTGGCAGGAATATGGTACACTGTGTGGCCCAAATGCCTGGCAGGATCACGGGATGGCTCAAACACAGCTCCTCTGCAGCCACCTGGAAGGCCATCGTGTCACCTGGACAGGAACATTCCGGCGTGTTCGAGTAGCTGAGAAGGAAAACGGAGCTCAGTCTGTTATAAACATTCTACCGGTGTTCATGGGCGACTGGTTGCGGTGTCTCTACGGTGAGGTTTACCCAAAATGTGAACCACAGAATAATACGTCTCTGGTTGGGAATGTCACGGATGGCGTCACAGAGCCTGTCAACGCCACAATGCTGTTCCTCCGgcaggaagaggaggagctCTGTCGGATAAAGCCCTTTGCTAAACACCAATGCCACGTGAAACGATTCGACAGTTACCGCTTTGAGGTGACGGTCGGCATGCCGGTGGATGGGGTCACAAAACTCGACGATCCGGCAGCTGACATCCTCCTAATGGCGAGTCAGGAGTTTAGACAGGTGCTGCTGAACCTCGACCCAGGCAGCATGGT
It includes:
- the wfs1a gene encoding wolframin encodes the protein MSEMEDNANPPSSPETLKEKSATHKHLNHPVPSTKSIPGTDTAGPPFSISDSPDRPSKSPSLTQDNGKTCTFPEKSAPEKPATFKPTPASSHISKTTPTMPAPSSSSSSKSTPLILSSPNDPSTPNITISTPPEGSLSSTKTPESVSGKLPRQRSFLAAAKKVIMQEKIRKDEEQAKAEEFDDMDEDLPFEELLEKAKAGDPRAQSRIGKYYLKLAEEKHPETNNHTGVEWLVKAAKQGRRDAANLLQKCWIQKKGITPENAQEVRRLSSESKFEQAVRRAAITMYWKLNPDRKQKVAMSEMLENVKQVNTVPGESSVRGVTPSIHSQRKILETMVSNESGSTYVDVEDFVEMTKKFTEGIACTPTQSTPSVDAKGEQEALRKSDAATFDTKKTELAPVTHKRHRKSSWGMGSSGMMLASRRSGAMKRALDIQAHFLGLQYPLHAIIEMKEHLVDWASRAGVQWLSTIIPTQHVNALIFFFIISNLTIDLFAFAIPLLIFYLSFISMAICTLRVFQSSKGWDNFRALTALLTRFEPSLDVEQAETNFGWNNLEQYFYFMISVFFVIFTFPVADKGWIPCSELSTVAIFFTALSYMSLSPSAAAYARRALIIEVASSLCALTSRLPKEMVMARMLGHSFTTIPLGESVVVEISVPCVLYIYLLYLFFSMARMRGFRGTYCFLVPYLVCFVWCEFSVVLLRNSTTIGLIRTCVAYFLFLFALPVLAMGLIAMLLIQVVKWFLELELTKMLVTLAVCAVPVMLRLWTRFSLSILNVLRSITDRGPVKLILLCITTVIFLCGVYVYNAEGLKVYNSTLTWQEYGTLCGPNAWQDHGMAQTQLLCSHLEGHRVTWTGTFRRVRVAEKENGAQSVINILPVFMGDWLRCLYGEVYPKCEPQNNTSLVGNVTDGVTEPVNATMLFLRQEEEELCRIKPFAKHQCHVKRFDSYRFEVTVGMPVDGVTKLDDPAADILLMASQEFRQVLLNLDPGSMVEFSIKLEGKLGTKLPAFELKAIHCLDCSSSLVPEGRQVKIERNWRKTMLKAIKFAFDFFFSPFLSARINM